The genome window AGCTGAAGGCGTCTGTTGCTGGGGAAGTTCCGAAGTAGTAGGCCAGCAAAACTTCGCGGGAAAACCCTAGTGCCTTTGAGATGATTGCTAATATAACTACTGCGATTAATGTTTTTTTCAAATCCGTACGTCTCTTGTGATTTTAAAGAGTATAGGCGCAAGCCGTAGCATGTCTATTTTGAACTCGTGTCTAGGTGCGTTGTAGGTGATGGCCGCCGATGCAATTTCTCGAGGACATCTACTTGCTCGGCGCTTGCACTCCTTGAACTATTTCGAGATAATCGGGGGCCTTAAGGAAAGTAACTGCAAGCGTGGACTCTGTTGGGCTGTGGTGAGAGGTTAGTTTGGAATTTGCGAATAAAGTATTGTTGATTACGGGCGGAACTGGTTCATTCGGGAATGCGGTTTTATCGCGCTTCTTAGAAACAGATATTGGCGAAATTCGAATTTTTAGTCGTGACGAAAAGAAACAGGACGATCTTCGAAAGAAATATAAATCTAATAAATTAAAATTCTATATTGGCGACGTCCGTGACTTCAATAGTATCGCAAGCGCTTGTCGAGGCGTTGACTTTATTTTCCACGCTGCAGCTTTGAAACAAGTTCCCTCTTGCGAGTTCCACCCCATGGAAGCTGTAAAAACGAATGTTAACGGAACTGAAAATGTTCTAGAAGCGGCGATTCAAGCGGGAGTCAAAAGAGTTGTCTGTCTAAGTACAGACAAAGCTGTCTATCCTATCAATGCCATGGGAATTTCAAAAGCCATGATGGAAAAAGTTATGGTCGCGAAGTCGCGTGGTTTGAAGGACGAAAATATCGTTATTTCTGGAACCCGTTATGGCAATGTGATGGCGTCGAGAGGTTCGGTGATTCCTCTTTTTGTCGAGCAAATCAAAGCAGGAAAGCCAATGACTATTACCGATCCCCATATGACTCGTTTTATGATGTCACTGGCGGACGCTGTGGATCTTGTATTGTACGCATTCGAACATGCAAAAAACGGTGACATCTTTGTGCAAAAAGCTCCGGCTGCGACAGTAGATGTTCTAGCCAAAGCTTTGCGTGAGCTTCTAGGAGTTCCGCAACATGCGATCAGTATTATGGGTACTCGTCATGGAGAAAAGCTTTACGAAACACTTTTGAGCCGAGAAGAAATGGCCTCCGCTCAGGATCTGGGCGATTACTATCGCGTGCCACCAGATTTACGTGATCTCAATTACGGAAAGTTTGTTGATCAAGGTGAGGTGGCAATTTCCCAATCTGAGGATTATAACTCTCACAATACGGAAAGACTCGATGTTGCGGGCATGAAAGAGCTTTTGTTGAAGTTGGACTTTATTCGTGCCATTCGTGAAGGTCGCGCCGCAAATCCTGAGGAATAATTATGAAAGTGTTAGTGACGGGCTCCCAGGGATTTCTTGGCAAAAACCTTATCGTGAGACTGCGAGAGTTAAAAAAGTTCGAAATCCTCGAGTTTCATCGTGGTGTGGCCGAAAACGAACTGGCAGCGCTTGTTCACAAGGCAGATTTCATTTTTCATTTAGCCGGTGTGAATCGACCTCTTGATGTTAAAGAGTTCTCTGAAGGCAATGCGACGCTAACACAAAAGATCTGTGACTTGGTTGCTCACTCAGGCAAGAAGACACCCATCGTCTACACATCCTCAATTCAGGCGGAAAAGAATAACGACTACGGCGTTAGTAAAAAACAAGCTGAGGATTTTTTATTTGCTTTGCAAAAGCAAGCTCCGGTTTATATCTACAGACTTCCGAATATTTTCGGCAAGTGGAGCAAGCCTAATTACAACTCGGCGGTCGCGACATTTTGCTACAATATTGCTAATGACCTACCGATCACAATTCACGATGAACAGGCCGTAGTGAAACTGGTTTATGTCGATGATGTCGTGTCAGAATTCATTTCGGTTCTTGAGGATTCTTTTTCTGAAAATCCTCCACCGCAAGGTTACCG of Bdellovibrio bacteriovorus contains these proteins:
- the wbjC gene encoding UDP-2-acetamido-2,6-beta-L-arabino-hexul-4-ose reductase yields the protein MKVLVTGSQGFLGKNLIVRLRELKKFEILEFHRGVAENELAALVHKADFIFHLAGVNRPLDVKEFSEGNATLTQKICDLVAHSGKKTPIVYTSSIQAEKNNDYGVSKKQAEDFLFALQKQAPVYIYRLPNIFGKWSKPNYNSAVATFCYNIANDLPITIHDEQAVVKLVYVDDVVSEFISVLEDSFSENPPPQGYRQVAPVFTVKVGELAERIRAFKSSRQTLVTEHVGVGLDRALHATYLSFLKPEQFSYSVPRYADQRGVFVEMLKTKESGQFSFFTAGPGITRGGHYHHTKTEKFLILKGKGRYRFRHIVTKEFYELDVDASESKIVETIPGWSHDITNIGSDELVVMLWANEIFDRQKPDTIGHEV
- a CDS encoding polysaccharide biosynthesis protein, translating into MEFANKVLLITGGTGSFGNAVLSRFLETDIGEIRIFSRDEKKQDDLRKKYKSNKLKFYIGDVRDFNSIASACRGVDFIFHAAALKQVPSCEFHPMEAVKTNVNGTENVLEAAIQAGVKRVVCLSTDKAVYPINAMGISKAMMEKVMVAKSRGLKDENIVISGTRYGNVMASRGSVIPLFVEQIKAGKPMTITDPHMTRFMMSLADAVDLVLYAFEHAKNGDIFVQKAPAATVDVLAKALRELLGVPQHAISIMGTRHGEKLYETLLSREEMASAQDLGDYYRVPPDLRDLNYGKFVDQGEVAISQSEDYNSHNTERLDVAGMKELLLKLDFIRAIREGRAANPEE